The Shewanella japonica genome has a window encoding:
- the sfsA gene encoding DNA/RNA nuclease SfsA, with translation MDFTPPLQKGTLLKRYKRFLADVKLEDGSEITIHCPNTGSMKNCLFPGETVWFSTSDNPKRKYPHTWEISATPEQHLIGINTGRANALAEEAIKSGVITELSGYANIKREVKYGDENSRIDILLSDDTQPLCYVEVKSCTLLEQTVGYFPDSVTARGQKHLRELMHMVSLGHRAVLLFVVQHSGINLVQAAEHIDPQYALLLKQAVNSGVEVLAYQTEISATSSIITRSCKVIV, from the coding sequence ATGGACTTTACCCCACCTTTACAAAAAGGAACGTTACTCAAACGCTATAAACGCTTTTTAGCTGATGTAAAACTAGAAGATGGTAGTGAGATTACCATTCATTGCCCAAATACTGGCTCAATGAAAAACTGTTTATTCCCAGGTGAAACCGTTTGGTTTTCTACATCTGACAACCCTAAGCGTAAGTACCCACATACTTGGGAAATCAGCGCTACGCCAGAGCAGCACTTAATCGGTATTAACACAGGACGTGCTAATGCCTTAGCCGAAGAGGCGATTAAATCAGGTGTAATCACTGAGCTTTCGGGTTACGCCAATATTAAACGAGAAGTAAAATACGGTGACGAAAATAGCCGAATTGATATTTTACTGAGTGATGACACACAGCCGCTGTGCTATGTAGAAGTGAAAAGTTGTACATTATTAGAGCAAACAGTAGGGTATTTTCCTGATTCTGTCACAGCTAGGGGGCAAAAGCATTTGCGTGAGCTAATGCATATGGTTAGTCTAGGTCATAGAGCAGTGTTATTGTTTGTCGTACAGCATTCAGGCATTAATCTCGTTCAAGCGGCAGAGCATATCGATCCACAATATGCATTATTACTTAAACAAGCGGTCAATAGCGGCGTTGAAGTTTTAGCTTATCAAACTGAAATCTCAGCAACCTCAAGTATCATTACCCGTTCATGCAAAGTTATTGTTTAG
- the dksA gene encoding RNA polymerase-binding protein DksA, with protein sequence MPEGTKKLGVLAIAGVEPYQEKAGEEYMGEEQRGHFKMILEAWRNQLREEVDRTLNHMQDEAANFPDPVDRAAQEEEFSLELRARDRERKLIKKIEKTLQKIEEDDFGFCDSCGVEIGIRRLEARPTADQCIDCKTLAEIKEKQMAG encoded by the coding sequence ATGCCTGAAGGCACCAAAAAACTCGGCGTACTCGCTATCGCAGGTGTAGAACCTTACCAGGAAAAAGCTGGTGAGGAGTATATGGGTGAAGAGCAACGTGGTCATTTTAAAATGATTTTAGAAGCTTGGCGTAACCAGTTACGTGAAGAAGTTGATCGCACGTTGAACCATATGCAAGACGAAGCTGCAAACTTCCCAGATCCAGTTGATCGCGCAGCCCAAGAAGAAGAGTTTAGTTTAGAATTACGTGCTCGTGACAGAGAACGTAAACTGATTAAGAAAATTGAAAAAACACTGCAAAAAATTGAAGAAGATGATTTCGGCTTCTGCGATTCTTGTGGCGTTGAAATCGGTATTCGCCGTCTTGAAGCTCGTCCAACTGCTGATCAATGTATCGACTGTAAAACTCTTGCAGAGATCAAAGAAAAGCAAATGGCTGGCTAA
- the thpR gene encoding RNA 2',3'-cyclic phosphodiesterase — MSKSVNKRTFVGFSVGDSIANELKAQQTFIKPLVAKKAKTVAKENFHITAAFLGNTSLADRVALGRLIEVETFHAFTVSMPHIAHWPQAKLICAEGMAVDKLSYIANQLQNMAKELGLMQSQHDYRPHVSLFRHCTLPSEQTSFPFLLKAPITVTATQLTLFESLNLPGGVKYLPIQHWPLTP; from the coding sequence ATGTCTAAAAGTGTTAACAAACGCACTTTTGTCGGTTTTTCGGTTGGTGATTCAATCGCCAATGAGTTAAAGGCACAGCAAACCTTCATAAAGCCGTTAGTCGCTAAGAAAGCTAAAACCGTAGCAAAAGAGAACTTTCATATCACTGCCGCTTTTTTAGGAAATACAAGCTTGGCTGATAGGGTTGCACTTGGCCGCTTAATTGAAGTAGAAACCTTTCATGCTTTTACCGTATCAATGCCCCATATTGCTCATTGGCCACAAGCTAAGCTGATTTGTGCAGAGGGGATGGCTGTTGATAAGCTATCTTACATAGCTAACCAATTACAGAATATGGCAAAAGAATTAGGCCTTATGCAAAGTCAACACGACTACCGACCCCATGTAAGCTTATTTAGACATTGCACCTTACCAAGTGAGCAAACAAGTTTTCCATTCTTATTAAAGGCACCGATTACCGTCACAGCAACACAACTGACGTTATTTGAATCCCTCAATTTGCCTGGTGGGGTTAAGTATCTACCTATTCAGCACTGGCCTCTTACGCCATAA
- the hrpB gene encoding ATP-dependent helicase HrpB produces the protein MSQLPIQALFEPLQQALSTHRQIILEAPTGAGKSTALPLAMLSWPSINGKILMLEPRRVAARSVAHFIAQSLGEKVGDSVGYRVRGDTKVSRHTRLEIVTEGILTRMIQQDPELNGIDVIIFDEIHERHLPTDLGLALTLEVQDSLRDDLTLIAMSATLAGLPLQQLMPEATLLVSEGRSFDVEQVYRPVTRQQPWLEHMANVIAESVKTDSPHVPQQYQMGSILAFLPGKGEINKLQRLLSQKVDTQVFLLCPLYGDLTPAEQDNAIAGAPKGKRKIVLATNVAESSLTIDGITIVVDSGYKREASFNPRTGVSRLSLKRISQASAIQRAGRAGRLAPGCCVRLWAQEEQSRLSKAEAPEISVSELTTMALECAYWGESNIENLPLLTAPPAIHQQKAWQLLTQLELVDANHKISPHGKAAYELGCHPRLAHMLLQSTVLAKTQKQPELVSLACLLAAVLEARGLPKKGVDISQYLSLATQGLMAAQVNKWQASLSVSSDIKQLARDAASRDISTLLALAYPDRIAQARGKQGFRLSNGTGVTIDIEDNMSTHEWLVVADFQESQGRNAGRVYLAAAINPEHLKHDLGLLISEHKVCEWDEAKGRFFAEKQQKIGELIVSRSLESNVDSDLIVQALINHIQSKGLSILNLDERFYQLQCRVKLAQLYAPEYDWPSLESADLLATLSEWLAPYLVDVNSIAKLQKLDILSQVKNLLTWSQQQTLNELLPTHWKMATGTSAPIHYQIDEASDKGCEDIDQASDEVLASHSVRGRALLRVRLQEALGLSQSPLLLHGKLVVTMELLSPAQRPIALTADLASFWQGPYVEVKKEMRGRYPRHLWPDDPANTTATKFTKKKTPGLK, from the coding sequence TTGAGCCAATTACCTATTCAAGCCTTGTTCGAGCCACTGCAACAAGCGCTCTCAACACATCGTCAAATTATTCTTGAAGCCCCTACTGGAGCGGGTAAGTCAACGGCATTGCCCTTGGCTATGCTCAGTTGGCCAAGTATTAACGGCAAAATATTGATGCTTGAACCAAGGCGAGTCGCCGCTCGGAGTGTGGCACATTTTATTGCTCAATCATTAGGCGAGAAAGTAGGTGATAGCGTTGGTTATCGTGTTCGAGGTGACACTAAGGTTAGTCGTCATACGCGCTTAGAAATAGTCACCGAAGGTATACTCACTCGTATGATCCAGCAAGATCCAGAGCTCAATGGAATTGATGTGATCATATTCGACGAAATTCACGAACGCCACTTACCTACTGACCTTGGTTTAGCACTTACCCTAGAAGTGCAAGATTCCTTAAGGGATGACTTAACCCTTATCGCAATGTCGGCGACGTTAGCTGGCTTGCCGCTTCAGCAGCTTATGCCTGAGGCGACATTATTGGTCAGTGAAGGGCGCAGCTTTGATGTTGAACAGGTTTATCGACCAGTGACTCGGCAACAACCATGGCTAGAACACATGGCCAATGTGATTGCAGAATCTGTAAAAACCGACTCACCACATGTGCCGCAGCAATATCAAATGGGCTCTATCCTCGCCTTTTTACCCGGTAAGGGGGAGATCAATAAACTGCAGCGTTTATTAAGTCAAAAGGTTGATACACAGGTATTTCTTCTATGCCCTCTTTACGGTGATCTGACACCAGCTGAGCAAGATAACGCAATTGCTGGTGCGCCGAAAGGCAAACGTAAAATTGTGCTGGCAACCAACGTGGCCGAATCCAGTTTAACTATTGATGGAATAACCATTGTTGTCGATAGTGGCTATAAGCGAGAAGCAAGCTTTAATCCTCGTACTGGTGTGAGCCGATTATCTCTTAAACGTATTAGCCAAGCTTCTGCTATCCAACGTGCAGGTCGTGCTGGACGACTTGCTCCAGGTTGTTGTGTGCGTTTATGGGCACAAGAAGAACAAAGCCGTTTATCTAAAGCAGAAGCGCCTGAAATCAGTGTCAGTGAATTAACCACCATGGCATTAGAATGTGCTTATTGGGGGGAAAGCAATATTGAAAACTTACCACTGCTTACTGCGCCGCCCGCAATTCATCAACAAAAAGCGTGGCAGTTATTAACGCAACTTGAGCTTGTGGATGCTAATCATAAAATTTCGCCACATGGCAAAGCGGCTTATGAGTTAGGCTGCCATCCTCGGTTAGCACATATGCTATTGCAATCGACTGTATTGGCTAAGACGCAAAAGCAACCGGAATTAGTGTCGCTGGCGTGTTTATTAGCTGCGGTGTTAGAAGCTCGCGGGCTACCGAAAAAAGGCGTCGATATTAGCCAGTATCTATCACTAGCTACGCAAGGTTTGATGGCGGCACAAGTTAACAAATGGCAAGCGTCATTATCAGTTTCCTCAGACATTAAACAACTTGCTCGTGATGCTGCAAGTCGTGATATCAGCACATTACTAGCTTTGGCATACCCAGATAGAATTGCTCAAGCTCGTGGTAAGCAAGGATTTAGGCTTAGTAACGGTACTGGGGTAACGATTGATATTGAAGATAATATGTCGACCCATGAATGGCTTGTTGTGGCCGACTTTCAAGAATCTCAAGGGCGCAATGCTGGGCGGGTATATTTAGCTGCTGCGATAAACCCCGAGCACCTTAAACATGACTTAGGTTTGCTTATATCCGAACATAAAGTTTGTGAATGGGACGAAGCAAAAGGACGGTTTTTTGCTGAAAAGCAGCAGAAAATTGGTGAACTTATTGTGAGTCGCTCGCTTGAGTCTAACGTTGATTCAGATTTAATTGTCCAAGCGCTAATCAACCACATTCAATCTAAAGGGTTAAGTATTCTTAACCTTGATGAGAGGTTTTATCAGTTACAATGCCGAGTAAAACTTGCGCAGTTATATGCACCAGAGTATGACTGGCCATCGTTAGAAAGTGCTGATTTATTAGCGACATTATCTGAATGGTTAGCACCGTATTTAGTCGATGTTAATTCGATTGCTAAATTACAAAAACTGGATATATTGAGCCAAGTTAAAAACTTATTAACTTGGTCTCAGCAGCAAACCTTAAATGAATTACTGCCGACTCATTGGAAAATGGCGACTGGGACATCAGCGCCTATTCATTATCAAATTGACGAAGCGAGTGATAAAGGCTGCGAAGATATCGATCAAGCGTCAGATGAAGTATTAGCAAGTCATTCGGTTCGTGGCCGTGCTTTATTACGGGTAAGGTT
- the pepB gene encoding aminopeptidase PepB: MQIMTVALTQDAPQSLWGKASVTYQGNQALIHLTDSDVLRQVQMAARKIRAQGVTSVQLEGELWNIDSQWAFSQGFTTARGEFEVRWCGDEATQTTLTHRFEAASFARMLVNETPEELSPVVLANHAANWLKAIGGDNVSYEIVEGQELLEKQWIGLHAVGRGSERPPAMLVLDFNPLGDDAPVSTALVGKGITFDSGGYSIKPSVGMLDMKCDMGGAATVTAALGLAMKAGLNKRVKLFLCCAENLISGHAYKLGDILTYKNGVTVEVVNTDAEGRLVLADGLQAASDTGAELIIDAATLTGAAVMAVGDNYNAIFSPQTETLQRVQQKAADVSENVWPLPLNEWHKDMCPSPFADTANSRAMKGGGAGGASNAAGFLWRFVTPGMNWLHMDLAAAYSSSDSALWSAGATGHGVLTIAALLEE; encoded by the coding sequence ATGCAAATAATGACCGTTGCCCTAACACAAGATGCGCCACAAAGCCTTTGGGGCAAAGCAAGTGTGACTTATCAAGGTAATCAAGCGTTAATTCATTTAACTGATTCGGATGTACTTCGCCAAGTACAAATGGCGGCTCGAAAAATTCGCGCTCAAGGTGTTACAAGTGTCCAGCTTGAAGGTGAATTATGGAATATCGACTCACAGTGGGCTTTCTCTCAAGGCTTTACAACGGCAAGAGGCGAGTTTGAAGTACGTTGGTGTGGCGATGAAGCGACTCAAACCACATTAACCCATCGTTTCGAAGCGGCTAGCTTTGCGCGTATGTTAGTCAATGAGACACCAGAAGAGCTGTCACCAGTGGTACTCGCCAACCATGCTGCAAATTGGTTAAAAGCGATTGGTGGCGACAATGTCAGCTACGAAATTGTTGAAGGCCAAGAACTACTTGAAAAGCAGTGGATTGGTTTGCACGCTGTCGGGCGCGGTAGTGAGCGTCCACCTGCAATGTTAGTGTTAGATTTTAATCCGCTTGGTGATGATGCACCTGTTTCGACAGCGTTAGTCGGAAAAGGCATTACGTTTGATTCTGGTGGCTACAGTATTAAGCCTTCTGTCGGCATGTTAGACATGAAGTGTGACATGGGCGGTGCTGCAACTGTTACTGCGGCACTGGGCTTGGCAATGAAAGCCGGTTTAAATAAACGCGTTAAGTTGTTCTTATGTTGTGCGGAAAACCTAATTAGTGGCCATGCATATAAATTGGGCGATATTCTGACTTACAAAAATGGCGTCACTGTAGAAGTCGTTAATACTGATGCAGAAGGTCGTCTTGTTTTAGCGGATGGTTTGCAAGCTGCATCAGACACTGGGGCTGAATTGATCATTGATGCTGCTACGCTAACTGGCGCCGCGGTGATGGCAGTGGGTGATAATTATAATGCGATATTCTCGCCACAAACTGAAACCTTACAACGTGTGCAACAAAAAGCTGCTGACGTTTCTGAAAATGTTTGGCCATTACCGTTAAATGAATGGCACAAAGATATGTGTCCTTCTCCTTTTGCTGACACAGCTAATAGTCGTGCTATGAAAGGTGGTGGAGCAGGTGGTGCATCTAATGCCGCAGGTTTCTTGTGGCGTTTTGTCACGCCGGGAATGAATTGGTTACACATGGATTTAGCCGCGGCTTACTCATCTTCTGATTCAGCGTTATGGAGCGCTGGCGCGACAGGGCATGGTGTACTTACTATTGCCGCTTTACTAGAAGAGTAA
- a CDS encoding putative bifunctional diguanylate cyclase/phosphodiesterase: MVDSEFKSVWVSEQSSELSRFLSSEKVTAEVELLTQKLDCDGVVIVLSQISEHITSDCVVQANALKVYDSDAQTAELLGLSLASYPDLCEQLLLNNHSGLFPHCDQAEHDDLHFSAPLVDGLNQFCHSLAKPIRLLINHVAQIGHTRLCLIPYQHQANWSVHATGGDDCQFYLTNEFALKLCSHAELTRVSELLQNKEIQYLELFQQLPVACALIGTDNNVSNQNHVASQSLPFTIGKSLFSVINSDDHLLLEDCLHIVREGALHQSWCELPLIVSGVKHWYKMSFCRALDIEHRLLMMVEDISERYRLADELSFQSNYDPLTGLPNRVQFEAMLEETINEKDRLPACVAFLDLDQFQVINDVSGHQAGDELLCQVSKRLSLLLRTGDIVARLGGDEFGILMYHADKASAEQVASRICQQLSEHEFTWGEITHNVSMSMGMSELNSRSEDIYSVMSQADAACRIAKEDGRNRWHFYSKNDPQMHQLYNQMLASVDIISALALNQFELFFQLIEPLSSKDTGIHMEILLRMVQEDGRYVSPGVFLPAAERYNLASRIDRWVIDNLLKWGSRHMEIWDDLKMVSLNLSAVSLSDSKFMSWLEMRLMVEPELVDKLCFEITETAAVSQLEQATALIDLLKPLGCKLALDDFGSGFSSFAYLKCLDVDYVKIDGQFVVNVCDDRSDKAIVSAICQLGKDMDFEVIGEFVENKNIGLLLRELGVDYAQGYAIGKPTRLMELDSGLRQPWLID; the protein is encoded by the coding sequence ATGGTTGATAGCGAATTTAAATCGGTATGGGTCAGTGAACAGTCATCTGAATTAAGTCGCTTTTTATCATCAGAGAAAGTCACAGCAGAAGTTGAGCTATTAACGCAGAAACTAGACTGTGACGGCGTAGTGATCGTACTGTCTCAAATATCAGAACACATCACCAGTGACTGTGTTGTGCAAGCCAATGCTTTAAAAGTGTATGACTCTGATGCGCAAACAGCAGAGTTACTCGGTTTATCACTCGCTTCTTATCCTGACTTATGTGAGCAACTCTTATTGAATAACCATAGTGGGTTATTTCCTCATTGTGACCAAGCTGAACATGATGATTTACATTTTTCAGCGCCGTTAGTGGATGGACTAAATCAATTTTGTCACTCTTTAGCTAAGCCGATAAGACTATTGATTAATCATGTGGCGCAAATCGGTCATACTCGGCTGTGTCTCATCCCTTATCAACACCAAGCTAATTGGTCGGTACATGCTACTGGTGGGGATGATTGCCAGTTTTATCTCACTAATGAATTTGCGCTAAAGCTTTGCTCACATGCAGAGCTTACTCGAGTATCAGAATTACTGCAAAACAAAGAAATACAATACCTTGAGTTATTCCAACAATTACCTGTAGCGTGTGCGCTGATTGGTACTGACAATAATGTTAGTAATCAAAATCATGTCGCCAGTCAAAGCCTGCCTTTTACCATAGGCAAAAGTCTATTTTCTGTGATTAATTCAGATGATCATTTATTGCTTGAGGATTGTTTACACATCGTTAGAGAAGGCGCACTACACCAATCTTGGTGTGAACTGCCCTTGATCGTTTCAGGTGTTAAGCACTGGTATAAAATGAGTTTTTGTCGTGCTCTTGATATTGAGCATCGACTACTCATGATGGTTGAAGATATTTCTGAGCGATATCGTTTAGCAGATGAACTGTCATTTCAATCAAATTATGACCCCCTAACAGGCTTACCTAATCGGGTGCAGTTTGAGGCGATGCTCGAAGAAACCATAAATGAGAAAGATAGGTTACCTGCCTGTGTTGCGTTTTTAGATCTGGACCAATTCCAAGTCATTAACGATGTCAGTGGACATCAAGCGGGTGATGAATTGCTTTGTCAGGTATCCAAGCGCTTGAGTCTTCTGCTTCGTACTGGGGATATTGTGGCCCGTTTAGGCGGCGATGAGTTTGGTATTTTAATGTATCACGCCGATAAAGCCTCAGCAGAGCAAGTGGCTAGCCGGATTTGTCAGCAACTCTCAGAGCATGAATTCACATGGGGGGAAATCACTCATAACGTCAGTATGAGTATGGGCATGTCCGAGCTTAACTCCCGCTCAGAAGACATTTATAGCGTCATGAGTCAAGCTGATGCCGCTTGTCGGATTGCAAAAGAAGATGGCCGAAATCGCTGGCACTTTTACAGTAAAAATGATCCGCAAATGCACCAGCTTTATAATCAAATGCTAGCGTCTGTGGATATTATCTCGGCATTAGCGCTTAACCAGTTTGAGTTATTTTTCCAATTGATAGAGCCGCTGTCTTCTAAAGATACTGGCATTCATATGGAAATTTTACTGAGGATGGTTCAAGAAGATGGCCGCTATGTTTCTCCTGGAGTATTTTTACCTGCAGCTGAGCGCTATAACCTCGCATCTCGTATCGATCGTTGGGTTATCGACAATTTGTTGAAGTGGGGCTCAAGGCATATGGAGATCTGGGACGACCTTAAGATGGTTTCACTGAATTTATCTGCAGTGTCTTTATCAGATAGTAAATTCATGAGCTGGCTTGAAATGCGCTTAATGGTTGAACCTGAATTAGTTGATAAGTTATGTTTTGAAATCACTGAAACCGCCGCAGTTAGCCAACTTGAACAAGCCACAGCCTTGATTGATTTGTTAAAACCGCTTGGTTGTAAACTTGCGTTGGATGATTTTGGTTCAGGTTTCTCAAGCTTTGCTTATTTGAAGTGCCTTGATGTAGATTACGTCAAAATTGATGGTCAGTTTGTTGTGAATGTATGTGATGATCGCAGTGACAAAGCCATTGTGTCTGCTATTTGCCAGCTAGGTAAAGACATGGATTTTGAAGTGATTGGCGAGTTTGTTGAAAATAAAAACATCGGGCTTTTATTGCGTGAATTAGGTGTAGATTATGCTCAAGGTTACGCGATTGGTAAGCCGACACGATTAATGGAACTAGATTCTGGGCTAAGACAACCTTGGCTGATCGACTGA